AGATGCAGATTTTCTTGACATTTAAgacattttctttttatgtttcttCTGTAAGTTAAACCAAAAATTTATCAATCAAATAGAGTatcaattttcattttttttattttatttactataaGATAGATTTTATaagagttttattattttactgtagaaaaagtacattaattACTCTAGATTTTACGAGAGTTGTATGATTTTATTatgagttttcttttctttcctcttttcacattttttttctcttctcactttcacctttttatttaatttcttttacttTTGAATTTACTAATTATACTATTTTAGTTGAATTTATATTGACAACGGTATCcaactttttcttttaaactattttatgcAAATGTCTATAGTTTATTTAGGGGTTTATGACAGTTTAATTTCATAAATACGTTCCTTTAAGACTACTCagattttcattttgtttggaCATTCTTTTTCCAAAAGATAATTTGCAGAAAATAGAACACCAATCAATCTTTATTGTATGTAACTTCTAGATATTATAAGCaatttatatgatatatggtcAGGTGCACCGATCTACCTTTTCCTAATAAAATATAGGTAGATAATCAatactatgattaaaatatgtTGACGTGATCAATATTTTGTCTGATTAAGTGATTAGCGATTATTAGTAAGAGAAAGGTGTGATTAGTGAAGATTAGATGCTTTGCGCGTGGAAAGAGGTAAATGTTCGATGTACCAAATTTTTGTttccctttttcctttttcGAGGGACAGTGCTTATTCTGTTTATTCTCCTTTCGTTTATCCAGTAAGGTTAGTTGGGTTCTATCCCTTCGTAAAACTCAATGGAACACGAGAagaaaattatatgaacttgtaaCTACAATTTTTACTAACATTCATTTAGAATCAATTCTTAGATATCACCTAAGAATATCAGTCATTTAAGTTCGGAATAAACAGATGTATGATGTATCCTCTTTTGCCAGAGACGCAGTAAATATGTAACCAGGGCCAGATATTTTGAAAGCTATAGACAGTTCAAGAAAGATTTCAATAATTTGGGattctaattatttattttacaaatttgaagatctatttatatataatcttttcaaaaaatttgtggACTTGAGACGAATGTTTCATCTAGCTAGTTTGGTCCAGTACTGGCCATGTATGTAACAAAAGCAAATGAGAGCGCTAGCTTCGTGTCTTGtaggtttatagattttttttatacatcaaaataaagataaaaatgaaaagaaaattattgttCAAACCCTTTAATTCTATATAAGTTTTCAAAGATCTCGAAATTCTTAAAGCTATTTTAGTGTAATGGTTAAGGTTATGTAGGTGAGTTATATGATACTACAATGTAAACAAGTAAATGTTTCTATAAAGTTATGAAGATTTCCTATAAGTTAACAATTTCAAAACTAAGCAGTTGATACAATTTGATATTCCTGAGTCGGAAATTCCGAAATCTTAAAacggttttatttatttatttaactagcTAGAGTTTTGTGCTCACATGCTTGCCTCCACTACAACGATACTTgtagaaaattattaatttattattgccAATGTAAAGTAACAAACACAAAGGGCCTGAATCTCATTTGATTTTCTGAAGATATTGCTGTAAATACCATAGTAACCATACATTGGATCTAGTCTAGTACTCGGGCATGTTGTAATTTTATCTGTTACATTTACGATCTGTTAGGGTTGTTTTTTTGGCTACCAATTCTACTATAACATGTGGATAGATAACGCTTTGTCTGGAATAATCACATAACGTCAGTCTAGAAAATCTTATGATAGGTGTTTGAGATGTAATCGGTCTAGAACCGCGATGTTACCAAACTTGGTACCACGTTATTACTTTCTCTAATATTCtgtattttcatcaaaattatcaAGTTTTTATCACACCTTGATCTTGTAGTTTCTTACATGTTTTTTGTAGTTTCTTACTTCAATAAACATACATCTTATAATTAACTCTTTGCGAATTTGCGATGTATGCGGTCTAAAAACACATTATCATCAACTTTTAACCGTTACCTATGTCTTGCTTTATAGTAAAACTGTATTGTAATGTTACCAAGATCTTTGACGTCACCAATTAATTTGAAAGGACAGGGAGGGTACAATAAAgtagaaaaaaggaaaagagaagcaAGGAGGAAAGCTGTGTGCACACATGTACACTTCTTTGCTATGTCTTGAAGAATCAGACAACGCTTGTGGAACGTAGAGACTTTGATCCTAATACCACTCCTTAATGTATGCCCATCCTATCATTATTTCACAACGCATATTAACTAATGTCTAAAAGTTATTTCCTTGAAATGCtgtattataaataatatagatgGGTTCTAATAATATATGCCGGTGATTTGCTTTCCCTCCATATTACAACAAATTTTAATATGCCACATCCAGGGGAGAATAtgcattttataaaaatgtatagactaaaataaagaaaattttaagcaaaaacataaaaatttcaaaaagcaCAATACTCAATAAATTGGATTAAAAATTttactatcatattttttacataCAAGAAATTCTAACAAGTTCTAATAATACTCTAACCAAAATCAAAAGGTACAATAACACAAGTAATAAAAACTTATGATCAAAAGCAGggaaaaagaaattcaaatttaatGCAAAGTTAACCTCCCAATAAATTGGATTGTCGAAGGAAGTAATATTCACTTCAAAACTCGAATTCTTGTTAGTTCAAAACACCTCTAATAACACTTGTCTGAAAGTTGCAATTGTATtcagatttaaatatctaaaccctaatcttatTTATTCTAGTGCCAACCCAAATTTTAAGCATACCCTAAACActatttgtaaaataattttgacTCTATACAATCATTTTCACTAAACAAATGTAACATATCATACTATAACGATGACATGATTTATAGATAAATGTGACATgaacattaataaaatgaagtgttataaaaaaaaactctaaatccAATGGACATGCATAAATCAAAGCATACCGCTAACCAGTGCAAAACATTGGATTACACCTTAAGCCTATGAATCAGAGCGGTTCAATTTATCCcggtttatatttttcttattgatCCCGGTTTAGAAGCTTACTCCAAACCCGGTTAatagttaaatttaaaatcCATAATCCGTTTAGGTTTAACTTAGTCGGTCAACGCAAATCCACTTTTCCTTCGCGTACGACTTCTCTTAACTGAATCGGACGGCGGTGTGACGACGTCGTAGAATCAATGAGCCTCTCCGCCGCCGTCAAAGCCAAGAACTCTACTCTCATCTCTTTGATGCGACTATCCTCCTTTTCTTCCGCCACTTCATCAACAGTCTCCTTGAAACCAGTacacacctctctctctctctctctctctatgcaTACGACTTGATCCCTTTCCATTAGAATCATTATGATTTTGTTTACTAGAGCGGGCGGTTACAGCAAACTCTCGCGGCGTCTGTGGAAGTGAACGGTAAGGCTCTGCATTCCGGTAAGCTCTCGACGGTGAAGCTACTTCCGGCGATCGCGGGAGCTGGGAGGTACTTCGAGTTTCGTTCGAGATCAATCCCGGCGTCGATTGAGTTTGCGCAGGAGTCGCCTCTCTGCACAACGCTGTTGAAAGACGGTCTCAGGATCCGAACCGTCGAGCACTTGTTATCAGCACTTGAGGCTAAGGGCGTTGATAACTGTAGAATTCAAATCGAGAGCGAGAGTCCAGATGATCGGGAAGTCGAGGTTTGTTTATAGGCATGGGGCATTTTGTAACTGAATCCTAACTACCATACCCGATCCAAACCGTAAAACTATCCGATAACCCGAATATCTGAATTACTAATCCAGTGTTGTAAAAATAGGTCGTCCGCCTGGTCAGCAAATCGGACCTAAACTAAATAAcgtttctaaaattaaaaaaaaaagttggtcTAGGCGTTCAAAAATTGGCCTGTGTCTGGCTAATCAATAATCTCTTATAAAACGTCTAACTACCTtcagatttttttattgtaaataagtatttgaaacataaataagtACATGTAACGAAATGAGTTCCGACCCAAAATAGATCTTAGAAAGAGTTATAAAATctaaccgaacccgatccgaacatATATAGAATCAACATGTGGCCTAGGAATCCGAAAACCCGATCCGAAGCTATATCTGAACTCACATAACCAATGGCAAATGGTGTGTAGCTTTTctagtgaaaattttgtttcagaGCATTGGTTAGTTGGTGATGTGATGAATGCATGCAATACTAATCAAGTGACAGGTCCCTATTTGTGATGGATCAGCTAAAGAATGGGTCGATGCGATCGAAGAAGCTGGCATAAACGTAGCTCAAAACCATGGTGGGGAAAATGTGGAGAAGATGGTAGCACATGTGAACAAGCCTGTCTACGTTTGCAAGAACGATTCTTTTGTAGCTGTGTTCCCTGATTTAGAGACTCGCATTACTTGTGGTATCGACTTCCCACAGGTTCAGTCTTTATTCCACAAACTTATTTCCTGCTTGTGCATAGATGGGTATTGACTCTGGTCCTGtggttgatgatgatgaaaccCCTACAGGTGCCTGCCATAGGCTGCCAGTGGTTTTCTTGGAAGCCTGAACATGACTCTTCCTTTGCAAGAGATATCGCACCGTCGAGAACGTTTTGTGTCTATGAAGAGGTTAGTCCCGTCGTTGTTGTTTACTAGTTTATGAGCTTTAGCAGGTGTAACTGgtgtttctttctttaaatgTCTGTGTCTTGAGTGTTGCTTTTGTAGGTGGAGAGAATGCGTGAAGCAGGGCTTGTTAAAGGAGGTTCTCTGGATAATGCAATCGTTTGTAGGTAAAGAAACTTGCATGTTCAAGGCTCTGGACGATATTATGGTAGtgagacaaaaaaatattcagcTGAAATCGTCTCTGATGCAGCGCCGAGCATGGATGGATGAACCCTCCCCTGCGGTTTGATAACGAAGCATGTCGACATAAGATCTTGGACCTTATCGGTGATCTGTCTCTTGTAGCACGAGGCGGAAATGGAGGATTCCCTGTGGCTCACATAGTAGCATTTAAGGCAAGTGCTATTTTATATCATCTTCTAGTTTTCTTGACATCAAAAGAGAGAACAGTTTTCTGATAAAACGGGTTTGTGTCTTTATCAAATGCAGGCGGGTCATGCACTGCACACTGAGTTGGCACGTCATCTTACCATCGACTGAGAAGAGTATGCTCGTTGCCTACCACATTCCGCAGAAGATTTTGAtcctctttttgttttgtttctttaccCAAAGACACTACCAATAAGTGAATTTTTGGTTTTGCCCAAATCGAGTTTTATTACTTAAGGTTTGGATGATTTAGTTTTGGATGATTAGAATATTACTGATATTAGAATATTCAGATGATTAGAGTTCAAGAATGGATGTCCGTCTCATCTTGTTGTACTAGTGTTCCTGTCTTTgtgttgatatttttttctgctCTCATTATGTCTCGGTTGCATCCTTGATCTTCTTAGGATAGGAGTTTGAATGCAGAAAGAAACTGATCTGATAACTTCTCTTTTATGTGACTGGTTTCTATTACTGGAAAAAGTGTTCTGTTGATCTGATCATGCTGTCAAGACAAGTTGATTGTTATCTTGTTGTTCAGAAACCGTCTGAACATATTAGTGTCATTATAAATTGCCTGCCTGATCTTAGTCATGTCCGCTTAATGACTTCTTGATCGGTATGTGAATGAATAACAAAGCTGTAGAACTTTTGTGAACTCTCTTGTATATCCCTTGTTACCTTTGAAGCAATATCCGTTAAGATTGCATATGCTTGTTACAGGTAGTTTAATGGTATCTCAATGGACCAAGTTTCAAACTATTGAGATACCATTGGCAAACTTTAATGCATGTAAATTTGGAGGTAAGCAAAGATATAGAATTaaccaaacaaaaccaaaacagtatccaaataaaaactgaaatgCATGTGAATTTGTCATTTTTATTGATAGAAATAATGGGAAGATGACAAGGAACGTTTTGCATTGGCAAACTTTATAACAGAGACACTATTCGTACACAGATGATTATCTATGATTCATGAAAGCTCTAAGTCAACTTCTCAGCTTCCTTTTTCTCTACAAGTTTAATGAAATTGCGGACAATTGTCTTGCCTTCAGTTGTTATGATACTCTCTGGGTGAAACTGAACTCCCTGTGAACCAATTTTAACAAGACTTTAAGACTTCTGTCATTCAATGGAGGCAAGAAGAAACATACATGAAATCACTTGAGTGAGATATTTTTAGACCTGTATATGCTTGTGCTTCCTGTGTCGAGCCGCCATAACCAAACCATCTTCTGTCCACGCAGTAACCTCGAGTTCATCACTGGGAAATGTATCCTTTTCGATCACGAGGCTGTGATATCTACCTACAAGGAAAGGACTGAAAAAGGCAGACCAATCTCAGGCTTGGTTTTCGCAGAAACATATAACAAAACTCATTGAATGAACCTGTTCATACTTACTTAGATAATCCAGAGAATAAAccttcttctcctttctcatcaTAGTGAACCATGGAGCTTTTCCCATGCATTACACCATACGGTGACCTTACAATCTTTCCTATAAACCAAAAAGTTCATACAAAAGTGCATTCAGAGTTGAGGATCCATTTTACACAAACGTATGAGAAACCATGTTAAATGCAAACTAACCTCCAAAAGCTTCTCCTATACACTGCAAACCCATACATACTCCAAACAAAGGAACACGTGGTCCAAGTTCCACAACAGTCTGCAAGGAGATCCCAGAGTCTTGTGGTGTACCTGGGATCAATAGCAAGAAAGTTGTTTACCTTCCTTTTTCTTCACTAAAAAGAATCTTACAAGATACATGACGCAGTCGGAGGGCTAATATAATTTACCAGGCCCAGGAGAAATCAGCACCCCTCTTGGATTtttactgcaaaaaaaaaaaaaaggagagaacATAGTAAAGGAATCAAAACCCCTTGAACTAACAGCCAGAAAGAGATTGCATATTGGTTTCTTCTTCCTCACCTTTTCAGCTCCTCCACAGTAAGTTCATCGTTGCGGTAAACTTCAAAATGGCATCCTAGCTCTCCCATATACTAATGAAGAAAAGATAAGTAAGCAAATATCAAGACAAGATTTAGACAAATTTCAGTAAGGAGGAGCTTGTATATTAGGGACCTATACGTTACGTGGACCTATCCAGAGCAGTCAAAAATTTAATGAGACAATTGAGTTATGACAACTACGAATAACCCAATCTGAAGCTCAAAGAAGTGATGTATTCAGCTTCTGCTAGATCAAGAACAAGGGAGGTTTCTacttacaaacaaaaaaacactaCTCCAGAGAACTGGAGGCTTTGGACAGTAAGCTATACAACGGCTGACCACACATAACAAAGAGAGAACATCGCATGTTTGAACACACTCATATAAAGTTAAGAGCTTGAAACTAGCCAAGATCATATTCttgcaaaaaaaacaaaacttttctAAAATTCTCCAATTACTCAATTCATTTTATCAGATAATGATAAAGAGCAGATTTTGACATTAGTTACGAAAGTCAAACCTGACAGAGATTGTAAGTGAAGCTGTCGTAATTATCGATCACGATGATGGGACCCTTTTGCTTACTCGAGGAGTTGACAACAACAGCGGCAGGTGTCGAGTTCGAATGCGCCATTTCAATCGAAGCTTTCGTAACGACATGTCCACGACTCTTCCCCGAAAACGAAACTCCTAATCACAGATATAacgaaaaaaaatcaaagaccAATCATAAATCTAAACAGAGATTGAGCGAGACTTACTGGTCGGATTCGGACAGGGCTTGAGGAGAGAAGAAGGGTTTAGGCGAGTGGTGGAGCCGGACTtgggttggagaagagaagaagagttgTTCAATGTAGTAGCCGCCATTGTCGGAAAACTAAAGATGGTTCCTTTtctctggagagagagagagagaggagttttTATACAGAAGGAGCTGTGCAAGAGAATTGGGAAATGACAGGTGAAACGATGCGTTTATTGAAACATGGACCACGTGTTTAGTTAGTAGGTGagtcatttgtttttttatttctttgggTCAAACAAAGTCTAAAAGAATGGGTCGATTCGCAGTGGATTATATTTATGGACAAGCAGCAGCCCAAATCTAATGTTCttgtaaatatattagattagatatccgattttttttttcctaaaagcA
The sequence above is drawn from the Brassica napus cultivar Da-Ae chromosome A8, Da-Ae, whole genome shotgun sequence genome and encodes:
- the LOC111199800 gene encoding probable UDP-3-O-acyl-N-acetylglucosamine deacetylase 1, mitochondrial — its product is MSLSAAVKAKNSTLISLMRLSSFSSATSSTVSLKPSGRLQQTLAASVEVNGKALHSGKLSTVKLLPAIAGAGRYFEFRSRSIPASIEFAQESPLCTTLLKDGLRIRTVEHLLSALEAKGVDNCRIQIESESPDDREVEVPICDGSAKEWVDAIEEAGINVAQNHGGENVEKMVAHVNKPVYVCKNDSFVAVFPDLETRITCGIDFPQVPAIGCQWFSWKPEHDSSFARDIAPSRTFCVYEEVERMREAGLVKGGSLDNAIVCSAEHGWMNPPLRFDNEACRHKILDLIGDLSLVARGGNGGFPVAHIVAFKAGHALHTELARHLTID
- the LOC106361878 gene encoding anthranilate synthase beta subunit 1, chloroplastic-like → MAATTLNNSSSLLQPKSGSTTRLNPSSLLKPCPNPTRVSFSGKSRGHVVTKASIEMAHSNSTPAAVVVNSSSKQKGPIIVIDNYDSFTYNLCQYMGELGCHFEVYRNDELTVEELKSKNPRGVLISPGPGTPQDSGISLQTVVELGPRVPLFGVCMGLQCIGEAFGGKIVRSPYGVMHGKSSMVHYDEKGEEGLFSGLSNPFLVGRYHSLVIEKDTFPSDELEVTAWTEDGLVMAARHRKHKHIQGVQFHPESIITTEGKTIVRNFIKLVEKKEAEKLT